The DNA sequence GCCCGCGTCAGCCAGTTGGCCACCGCCCTGCTGGGCGTACTCAACCACGTGCTGGCCCGGCGCGGGCTGTTGCCTGTGCGCGACGGCGGCGGGTTAGCCCAGCGCCTGGCTAACCACCCGGAGCCGGTCTTTGCCTACGACGGGGTCGAGCGGGGCGTACCACGCAACTGCGACCGCGAGGCGCAAGCCGAGGCATACAGCGCTAAAAAAAAGCGCACCGCGTGAAAAACATGACCTTGTGCGATTCCACGCAGTACGTGCATTTTCTCTCCGCCACGGAAAATGGGCGGGTACATGACAAAAAATTGGCCGACGAGTACGCCTTGTACTTGCCGGCGGGCTGCGTGTTGCGGCAGGATTTGGGGCTGCTGGGCCACGCCCCAGCCGGGGTCACGGTGGGGATGCCGCACAAAAAGCCGCCAAAACGGGAACTGACGTTTTCGCAAAAGATTTATAATCAGCTGCTGAGTCCGTTGCGAATCGTTATCGAACACGCCCACCGTGGCATCAAACGCTTGCACATGGTGCAGGGTACGCTGCGGTTGCGGGGCGAATGGATGCGCTATACAGTGATGGTCGTGGCCTGTGGCCTGCACAACCTGCGCGTCCGCAGCCCGCATCGGGCCTTCTCGCACCCGTAAAATTCGCCAACCACTCCGAATAAGCTCTAAAGTAAAAGGACAAAAAGAAACGTGCGGGTCAGGCACGGATGCAGCGGCCGGCGGACCAGGAAATTTCGTTTGCGGGCTCAGAGCGGTTTCCGAGCAACTGTATTTAGTTAAAAGTGAAGAGTTAAAAAACAGTCTAAAAGGGTTTTAACTCTTCACTTTTAACTCGCTTAGAACACGTACATTAACTGAAAAACAGCTTTGGGCCAGGGCCCCAGGCGACGACCTGCTAGTCGGGGCGCAACAGCTTCTCCAGAACCTCCAAATGCTGCTGGAAGGCGGCGCGGCCCTCGGCGGTGGCGGTGTAGGTAGTGTTGGGCTTCTTGCCGATGAACTGCTTGCTGATCAGCACGTAGCCCGCTTTTTCGAGGGCCGCTACGTGGCTGGCGAGGTTGCCGTCGGTGAGACCGAGCACTTCTTTTAAGTCGTTGAAGCTCACGGCATCGGTGGCCAGGAGCACGGCCATAACGCCCAGCCGCACGCGGTGGTCAAACGCTTTGTTGAGGGTGTGGATGAGGTGCTTCACCGGCCCAATACGGATGCGGCGGGGGCCCCGGCAGGGCCGGCGGGCCACTCGTAGCGCTGGTACATCCGCAGGCCGTAGCCGATGAGGTGCTTCACCGGCCCAATACGGATGCGGCGGGGGCCCCGGCAGGGCCGGCGGGCCACTCGTAGCGCTGGTACATCCGCAGGCCGTAGCCGATGTGGCCCAGCCCGATGCCCAGCCCGAAAAACACCACGCCCCAGCCCGGCAGCAGCATAGCTACCAGCCCCAGCCCAAGCTGCCTGAGCCCCAGCCAGCGGATTTCATCAAAGGTGTACTTGCTGGCGTTCAGCAGCGCCAAGCCGTAGAACACGAGCAGGCCGGGCACCACCAGGCCCGCGTCGCCGCCCAGGTACAGGCGCAGGCAAAACAGCCCGCCCGCCCCCAGCGGCAGGGCCAGCGCCACCAGCAACCGCCGCGTCAGGCTGTTCCACAGCGGCTGGCCGGGGCCCTGCCGCTGCGTGAAGAACCAGGCCACGAGCAGCGCTGCCGCTACCATCGCGGCCGCCAGCAGCAGCAGAAACGACAGCGCCGCCTGCCGCTCTTCGGCAGTGCTCGCCAGCAGGTGCTGGTAGCCGCTGGCGCCGTACTCGCTGGGATAGTAGGCCTGCAAGTAGAAATGGCCAGCCGCCGTGCCCAGCAGCGCCACCACGCCCGCCCCCACCCCGCTCAGGCCGGAGAGCGATAAAAAGCGCAAGCTGCGCTCCATGATGGCGCGGATTTCGGTGAGCTGGACAAGAGAGTAGGTCTGCATATCACGAAGTTCTTTGTGACGCAAAGCTAATACTCATTTATTGTTTCCGAGTATCATTGCAAAAAAAATTGGGTGCCGGTTTACCCCGATTTAGCTCGCAGGTACCTGTGGCTTTCTTTGCGCAACGGCTTGGTAATGCTGCTGCTGTCCACCACATTGATAGGCGCGCTGGTTTATTTTATACTCCAATCCCAAACCCCAGCATTAGTCTTCTCGCCCCTAAAGTTACCCTCCGGGTTGAGCGGGCCATGGCCAATCTGGTTGACATCGTGGGAACGTTCTGGTTGGGTACTTTTTTCTTCGGGGCCCTCTTCGTAGAGGTGTTGGCCGCGCTGTTTGGCCTGCTGCGGCTGTAGCCCATGCACTGGCTGCTGCGAATTTGCCTGGCCGAGTCCACAAATCCCAACGTAGAACTTGGCCTGACGGGTACCTTATTGCTTTTCGAAAGTCCGCTGCTAAGTAGGCCGAAGGAATTAGTTTGATGCCAGCAACAAAAGCATAGGATTTTGCGCGTTAGTGAGCCTGCCCTTTCTAGCAAGTTGCTCTGGGCTACCCGGCAGTTGCTAAAGGCCACGCGGCTGGAGGCAACAGAGTAATCCCGCTACAAACTCACCCCGATGCCGGGCCCCAGCAAAAAGAACCATTGGCCGGCCGACAGCTTATAGCCCCCGCCCAGGTAGAGCGGAAACGAGAGGCGCCCCGTGTGCAGCGGCGTCACCGATCCCAGCACCACCACCCCCAGGTCGCGCCCTGTAGCTTCCGCTGATAGGTTGAAGGCGTTCAGGGCCACGAAGCCCGCCCCTATTTTATAGGGCCGCAGGTGGTTGATGCGTCCGGGCGAGTAGAAGCTGAGCTGCGCCAGCGTAGCAATGCTGATGCCGCTGAAACTACCGTAGCCGGATTCGTTCTGGTTTTTGGTGAGCAGACCGGCCGGAAAACTGACGTCGATGTCGAAGCTAGTGCGGCGGCTCAGCACCAAATCCACCACCTGGGTGTAGCCGGGCTCGCCGTACTGGCTGGCATTATGCTTGATGGTGACGGTGATACGCGCCCAATCGTCGAGGTCATAGGTTTTGCGGCTCAGCAGCGTGTTCAGGCTGAATGGCCCGCTCTGGCACTGCTTGTCCTGGTAATAGGCGGCGCGGGGCGACGGGTCGGAGGGGCAAATTACCAAGTTATCGACGGTTTTTTGGTCGAGCAGGTTGTTTTTGGCGTCCACCACGCGCACATCCAGCGTCAGGTACTGCTTGCCGTAGAGCGTCGTAGCCCCGTCGATGGCGGCGGTGTTGAAGGAGAACACCACGTCGGGGATGCTGTGCTGGTAGAGCACTGGCCCGTTGAGGCGGGTAACGGGCAGGGGCCCCTCACCGTAGCTTACGCTCACGAAGTTGAGCGGGTGCGGGCGCTGGGCCTCGCGCACCGTCAGCACGAAGCCCGTGGGGTTGACCCCTTCCAGGATGGCCAGGCGGCGGCGCACCACGTTCAGGGGTACCTGCATGCGGTATATCAGTGAGTTATCGGAACGCACCGACGAGTCTGAGGGTATCGAAAGCAGGTCTTCGACGTGGAAACGGCCCTTGAGCAGCGACTCGCCTTCGAGGCGCACATCCACAATTTCGCCGGGGCCCACAGCCAGGTTCTGGGTCCAGTCGCCGCCGCGGTGCAGCACGCTTACGGCCGTGATGCGGGGCCGCGGCGCAATGTCGAAGTTGGTGATGTAGCGGGCCACGTCGCCCTCCTTGATATAGAGGTAGCCCGCCGTTTGGCGGTGGGGGTTAAAGACGCGCAGCTGACATAGCACGCGGTTGTTGGTAAGGTAGTTGCGGGTGTATATCTCGGCCACCAGGGCCCCGCCGGGGTCTTGCTGGGCTTCCAGCCGGTAGGTGCGATGCAGGTCGAAAGACTGGCCGTCGTCCAAAATCAACTCCGTGCCCTGCAAGCGCCCGGCCTCGTCGAAGGCAATGTCCTTGCGGTCCACGCTCAGGAATCGCAAGCGGCTGGCTTTCACCACAAAGTCCTGGCGCAGCGGCGGGTACGCGTACGTCAGCTTGCCGTCGGGGCCCAGGCGCGGGCGCTCGGCCAGCAGGTTCAGCACCAGCGAGTGGAGGCCCGGGTCGTTGGGCAAAAGGTGCAGGCGCAGGCCGGGGCCCTCGCGGGTGATTTTGTAGTCGATGTCCTGGCCGCGCGTCCAAGTGTTGGTCACGCGCACGTTGGCGGAGTTGTCGGTGCTGAGGTCGATGACGCGTTCCTCGCCCACGAACAGCTCGGCGTTGGGCACTCGCAGGCCGAGGCTGCTGCGGGTGAGGGGCAGCAGGCTCACAACTTGCTGCTGGCGCACGGGCCGCCCCGCCGAGTCGGCGGTGGCCACGAACACCAGCTGCACAAAGGGCGTGGCCGTGAGGTTACGGAAGCGCACGGTGCCGCGGTAGCTGCCGTCGGCGGCGCGCACCAGCGAGTCTTGCAGCTTAAAATTGGCTGAGGGCAGCAGGCGCAGGCCCTGCACGGGGCCCGTGGGCGTGGCGCGCAGCTCGGCGGCCTGGTCATCAGTGCGGTAATAGAAGTACAGCCGCGGCTCGCCGGCCACCGTCAGCTGCTGGGCCGGCAGGGCGTAGCGGGTCGTATCGAGGGTGAGGGTAACGCCCCGCACCAGGGGCCCCGGCGCGGCGGCCTGGCCGCAGGCCGGGCCGGCCAGGGCCACTCCCAAGCCCAACAGCAACACTGCCCAAAGAAGAGATAAACGCATAGATCCAACTAAAAACTTAGTGCGACCAAAAGTAAGCGCCCCCCCGGGCTGTTAACATGAAAACGGTACTTTTAGGCGTTTATTCTAATCGCGCCGTGCCCCAGTCCTACGATGTTGCCATTCTTGGCGCCGGCCCGGCCGGCACGGCCTGCGCCCTGGCCCTGCGCGGGGCCGGCCTGCGGGTGGCGCTACTGGACAAGGCCCGGTTTCCGCGCGATAAAATTTGCGGCGATGCCATCCCCGGCCCCGCCCTGAAGGCCCTGCGCCAGCTCGACCCCGCCTATGCCACCGAGCTGCTGGCCGGCCTGCACCCCAAGGCCGAAACCCGCACCAGCCGCGTGGTGGCCCCCAACGGCCGCGGCCTGGGCGTGCGCTGGCACCTGCCCACCTTCAACAGCCCGCGCCTGCACTTTGACGCCGCCCTGCTGGCCCTGGTGCGCCGCCACACGGCCACCGACGTCCTCGAAAACTTCACCGTCAAAACCATCGCCGGGGCCCCCGACGCGGTAACGCTGACCGCCCCCGACGGCCAGCAGCTGCGCGCGGCGATACTCATTGCCTGCGACGGGGCCAACTCCGTGGCCGCCCGCCAGCTCGCCCACCGCCAAATCGACCGGGCCCACCACTGCGCCGCCGTGCGCGCCTACTACACCGGCGTGGCCGGCGCCGACGGCCGCACCACCGAGTTTTTCTTCCTGAAAAAGTACCCCGCCGGTTACCTCTGGGTGTTTCCGGTGGGCGGCGGCGTGTACAATGTGGGCTTCGGGATGCTATCAAAAGACATTGCCACCCAGGGCGTTGACCTGAAGAAAACGTTGCTGGAACTACTCGGCACGCACCCGCAGCTGGCCCCGCGCTTCGCGGGGGCCCAGTCGCTGGGCCCCGTTGCGGGCTTCGGGTTGCCGCTGGGCACTGGCCGGCCGGCCCACGCCCTGGCCGGCCCGCGCTGGCTGCTATGCGGCGACGCGGCTTCGCTCATCGACCCGTTGCAGGGCCACGGCATCGACACAGCCGTGCGCAGCGGCATTCTGGCCGCTGCCCAGGCGGTGATGTGCTTTGAAGCACAGGATTTCAGCGCCACCTTCACGCAGCAATACGCCCGCGCCGTGCAGGCCCGCCTGGGGCCCCAGCTGGCGCGCAGCTACCGCATCATGCGGTTTCTGGGCAACAAGCCGTGGTTGGTAAACGCTGGCGTGCGCCTGGCCCAGGTACCGCCCATCGGCCGCTGGCTGCAACGGCTGGTGGGCTGATTTTGGTTGTCAGTTGTTCGTTGGCAGGATTTAGAGCCCCCAGGCTATCTCTCTCCCGCAGTAGCAAATCAATCGTTCAACGAAGCAGTAGCGGCACTTCACTACGTTCAGCACGACTGCCTGGGGCCCCCAAATCTTGCCAACGAACAACTACCAACGAACAACTGACAACTTGTACCTCCATGCGCCTACGGCTTCGGTTATTCGAATTTGAGGATCTATCCTGGTTCCCGGCCGTGGTGCGGGCCGGGATGATGGACTATTTGCGGTTCATGATTACCGCCCTGGGCACCTACCGGCCCATTGTGCCGCTG is a window from the Hymenobacter nivis genome containing:
- a CDS encoding NAD(P)/FAD-dependent oxidoreductase, producing the protein MPQSYDVAILGAGPAGTACALALRGAGLRVALLDKARFPRDKICGDAIPGPALKALRQLDPAYATELLAGLHPKAETRTSRVVAPNGRGLGVRWHLPTFNSPRLHFDAALLALVRRHTATDVLENFTVKTIAGAPDAVTLTAPDGQQLRAAILIACDGANSVAARQLAHRQIDRAHHCAAVRAYYTGVAGADGRTTEFFFLKKYPAGYLWVFPVGGGVYNVGFGMLSKDIATQGVDLKKTLLELLGTHPQLAPRFAGAQSLGPVAGFGLPLGTGRPAHALAGPRWLLCGDAASLIDPLQGHGIDTAVRSGILAAAQAVMCFEAQDFSATFTQQYARAVQARLGPQLARSYRIMRFLGNKPWLVNAGVRLAQVPPIGRWLQRLVG
- a CDS encoding winged helix-turn-helix domain-containing protein; its protein translation is MKHLIHTLNKAFDHRVRLGVMAVLLATDAVSFNDLKEVLGLTDGNLASHVAALEKAGYVLISKQFIGKKPNTTYTATAEGRAAFQQHLEVLEKLLRPD
- a CDS encoding transposase family protein, whose amino-acid sequence is MTLCDSTQYVHFLSATENGRVHDKKLADEYALYLPAGCVLRQDLGLLGHAPAGVTVGMPHKKPPKRELTFSQKIYNQLLSPLRIVIEHAHRGIKRLHMVQGTLRLRGEWMRYTVMVVACGLHNLRVRSPHRAFSHP